The DNA segment AACGGCTGGTTGACTTATAAGGGGGTGTCACTGCATATCAGGCCGGAGGGAGAGGCCCCAAGACAAAAATACACCAGGGAGCTGAGTGTCACTGACCAACCAGCCATGTTAAGAGACAAAGTGTGAACGTGTTTTCCAAAAGCTGGAGTCAGACCCACGATTTAGGCTGTGGGAATAAATATTTGTCagcctttaaaaataaaaatgtagttTGTCCTGCATATTGAGATTgattcatcaactcatgacatcAGGACCTTTCCAAACCTGTAGATCGCAGTCTGGACAACCCTCCATACCGCGTCATCTACACCCACATCTGATGTGCCGCTGTAATTGAAAAATCTGGGAGTATGCACCGGTGCCACACTTCACCACATCTacgacaccatggaaccaccttggttcTGGATGTCAACCAGTCCAGCCAGTCGTCTCTAAAGTAACCGTCTGtttgctgcagagaggtgtaccaTGGGTgtgcccttgaccttctccagccattgAGATCCTCAACACTCCAGCACCTACTTACGTGCTGAATCACGCACAGAGAAacccgccacatggccaaaatgttgtcagTGATGGCACTCCTGGGTATAAAGACTCAAATTGAAGCAAGATGTCCGTCTTCCTCTTCCTCCACCGCGAATCCgggcagttattattattattattatttttatgacagtcaggaagccagaaaagaaagaagagaaagggagcgtaagaaaagaaaaaaataggacAGTGATACGTTTACATTGGATAAATTTAAATTATTAGCCCTATGTGTCAACAAAATATGTTTATGTTAGTTACCTGCCTGGCTGTGTTATAATCAGTGTTGCATCTTCATAAATGACACACTCAGACAACTTCATGGtaaccttaagggccccttcacacatagtgtgaaaaaagtacaactcagggtgactcatggcgaaacagctcgtatgatcaAACCACGcaaacatcgcgccgacgggcaggcgtgcacgatgacaGTGCGTGCACATGGGAGCACACTGCCAAcagctgcagctgctgtgaagaaaaaaatacatgccgcgatggttttgtgcacacgggaacacagcagcttttcacagccactgtgcaatgtggttacacgctgtgaaaaccaaaaaaaaattttattaaatgccacccacgggaatcaaacccatgccaaaagctctgattgccagtcagaaactttaccactgaggtaTGATCaccgtcctgtaaaaggtgcgagaAATTGGctcatatcaagaaggacattgacgtatttaaaaaaataaaatcacacatcgtATAAAACACAGCATTGTAttcaatccctcttatcaagcagacaaaacaaatatgatccatctgttcctctgtagatgatccatggtcacagacgtacagccaTGAAATGAcgtgaatgatgaagcagtttgCTTGTCTCATGTCCACAACTACTGGTCTGGTGTGTGCAGCTGGCCGTGCGTGTTCTGCCCGACGCCATGTCATGTCattccacgtcatgtggaacggaGCTCACataggtgacgtgacagtcagatcaccatgagtcaacacccccgagtcacactaactgtcagaatgctcgtagcacgggccggggcggaggattagcagcaatcttccattccagctattaattaatcaaaaacctagacagagctttaattcatttgaaagcttgtatcttagtccttgtccatccaaattggaagtcccaaaaaccagttttatttgttattatctatcgtccacctggtcgttactgtgagtttctctgtgaattttcagaccttttgtctgacttagtgcttagctcagataagataattatagtgggcgattttaacatccacaccgatgctgagaatgacagcctcaacactgcatttaatctattattagactctatcggctttgctcaaaaagtaaatgagtccacccaccactttaatcatattttagatcttgttctgacttatggtatggaaatagaagacttaacagattccctgaaaactccctttgtctgatcattttttaataacattacatttaccctgatggactaccctgcagtggggaataagtttcattacactagaagtctttcagaaagcgctgtaactaggtttaaggatatgattccttctttatcgttctctaatgtcatataccaacacagagcagagtagctacctaaactctgtaagggagtagagtatcttgtcaatagttttacatcctcattgaagacaactttggatgctgtagccctctgaaaaagagagctttaaatcagaagtgtctgactccgtggtataactcacaactcgtagacttaaagcagataacccgtaagttggagaggaaatggcgtctcactaatttagaagatcttcacttagcctggaaaaagagtttgttgctctataagaaagcccttcgtgaagctaggacatctttctactcatcactaattgaagaaaataagaacaaccccaggtttcttttcagcactgtagccaggctgacaaagagtcagagctctattgagctgagtattccattaactttaactagtaatgacttcatgactttctttgctaacctaTTTTGACTAttaagaaaaaattactcataaccatcccaaagatgtatcgttatctttggctgctttcagtgatgccggtatttggttagactctttctctccgattgttctgtctgagttattttcattagttacttcatccaaaccatcaacatgcttattagaccccattcctgccaggctgctcaaggaagtcctaccattatttaatgcttcaatcttaaatatgatcaatctatctttgttagttggttatgtaccacaggcctttaaggtggcagtaattaaaccattacttaaaagccatcacttgacccagctatcttagctaattataggccaatctccaaccttccttttctctcaaagattcttgagagggtagttgtaaaacagctaactgatcacctgcagaggaatggtctatttgaagagtttcagtcaggttttagaattcatcatagtacagaaacagcattagtgaaggttacaaatgatcttcttatggcttcggacagtggacttatctctgtgcttgttctgttggacctcagtgctgcttttgatactgttgaccataaaatttattacagagattagagcatgtcataggtattaaggcattgcgctgcggtggtttgaatcatatttgtctaatagattacagtttgttcatgtaaatggggaatcttcttcacagactaaagttaattatggagttccacaaggttctgtgctaggaccaattttattcactttatacatgcttcccttgggcagtattattagacggtattgcttaaattttcattgttacgcagatgatacccagctttatctatccatgaagccagaggatacgcaccaattagctaaactgcaggattgtcttacagacataaagacatggatgacctctaatttcctgcttttaaactcagataaaactgaagttattgtacttggccccacaaatcttagaagcatggtgtctaaccagatcgttactctggatggcatttccctgatctctagtaatactgtgagaaatcttggagttatttttgatcaggatatgtcattcaaagcacatattaaacaaatatgtaggactgcctttttgcatttacgcaatatctctaaaatcagaaaggtcttgtctcagagtgatgctgaaaaactaattcatgcatttgtttcctctaggctggactattgtaattcattattatcaggttgtcctaaaagttccctaaaaagccttcagttggttcagaatgctgcagctagagtactgacggggactagcaggagagagcatatctcacccgtgttggcctcccttcattggcttcctgttaatgctagaatagaatttaaaattcttcttcttacttataaggttttgaataatcaggtcccatcttatcttagggacctcatagtaccatattaccccattagagcgcttcgctctcagactgcgggcttacttgtagttcctagggtttgtaagagtagaatgggaggcagagccttcagctttcaggctcctctcctgtggaaccagctcccaattcagatcagggagacagataccctctctacttttaagattaggcttaaaacttccttttcactaaggcttatagttagggctggatcgggtgaccctggaccatcccttggttatgttgctttagacgtagactgtgtttcataattattgtatggccttgccttgcaatgtggagcgccttggggcaactgtttgttgtgatttggcgctatacaagaaaaaagttgattgattgattgattgactgtcgcCCTGACTGTCGCCctaatctgatggtccatttcagccTGGGGGCAGCCTATCAATGAGCTGCAGCGACGGAGTGCATGCACGCTGCATCTCACAGCATATATcaccacagcaatatatgtttttatttatgtctacatgatgacagcaaacagacacacacgcctcatagtgggcagttgttagtccatgtccatccaaacacagtgggCCTTGCCCATCtgagatgtccagatccacagatctccacagctgtcggtggccacacctcctgtcaattcagcgcacacaccaaagccacactcgtggggaacttagactaatttcactgccagcacgacagtgattgtctgcagactgttgtcgtgccaagagtgggactagccacacattttctaagtgccatgcatgcggtgttagatgttcacatgtgtcagctggaatttggccgacacctgctgcaagaggaatcgatgggtttgcacagcgcactctgtctttcagctgctggtgtgcgcaaatagctgtagcaacaggtgtacagacGTTCGAGGCAGggatgattttacacgttttgcacacgattcctgcttcatgcgcactttgcgctatgtgtgaagaggccctaacatACACTTGGCAACTCAACGGTCTCACATCGCCCTCTGCTGGACTCTTATGAGCATAACATAACACTCAAGGACTTGTAAAACATCAAACATCATATCTACGATACCACATCTCCTCCCCTTAACAAGTTATacctgttcacatttaaaatTACTTTGATAATGACTTATTTTAATAAGATTTTAAAAGTATGTTTGATTTAGTTTACTGTGCACACATTTTTTGAAGTATTTTGGATTTGTAGTAACTACACAATTTGCCCTCTTTATATGTTGGTTATTATCTGATGGTGGTGGGGTTTTTTGCAAATGTTCAAATGCACTGTCAAAGAAATATTTAATTGGTACAAAGTGTGAGCTTACCAGCGTGTCTATGTCGTGTAGGCTTTGCGCAGCCCGGGGGTAAATATCTTGAAACGGCCCTGAGCAGGTATTAACACCTACCGGTGATGTTTAATGGTACTTTATTAATTTGGACAAACTTAAATCAGTTGTGTATTCCCAACTGAAGCAATTTGTTGACGTTGAATCTAAAATGCTCCACAATGAACAAAACTGATTCGAAAGAGTTGAAAACCTAACTGAGCTTGTACCTTGTCGTTTTGTCGAAGACCTGAAGACTTCGTCCATCCTTTCCAGTTTTGTTGTGGTAGTTCAGATCCAGTGAGGTTAAAGAAGATTTGGCACTCTCTGTAGATATCTGGTGGGTTGAATAACAACAAACGTAAAATTACAGCTGCCACTATAAAATACTTTGTACCCAATTCCCATCTggaatgattaaaaataatatAACATTACTAAAACTTCAGACAGAAAGAGAAACCTTCACATTGCTTCACAACCTACTTAAGTCCAGCTTTTCTAATGATGCGTTCACATGCTGTGGTAAAAAAAAGTTCCACAGCTGCATTGTGACCATTTTAGTGAGTTATACTGAGAGGAGATACGATtactaaaaatagattcagcattaatTTGATGGGGATTTTATATATGTTAATATTCTCTGCAGTTTTAAGACCACTAATTAACCAACAACTTGTTCACTTTGATGGATTATTTTCCCCAAGATTAACTGGAATATCACTAAGTATATTTACTCAACATGTTTTGGGAAAATGGTTGCCAGTAACATAGAGGGTGTGATAAATGGGTAAAAACATGAAAATAGCTGGTATGGTCTCTAGGTGGGTTGAGTCAGATCAACCAGACTTGACCCGCGTGACTGAGAATCTCCACAGGCAGCTGCTGTGGTCCCTTAAATCATTTTTCAGTCATTACACAGttcatttttctttttcctgTTATTGATCCGGATGACGATCAGATATTTATTCAGACTTAAAAGAGAAAAGGACGTGTTTTATGACGTCACTGATCAGACCCATAACGACCCTCTCAGCCAAACCTGGTCCACCGCCTCCTCCAGGATGTGTTGCGTGTCCTCCATCAGCTCCTCCACCTCCCGCAGCATGTCGTTCAGCGTGACCGGGACCCGTTCCAGGGCGCTGTGGAGGATCACCGATCTGGTTCCTGCCGTGGCACCGGCCGCCCACAGCCAGCTGACACTCAGACACAGGACCGACGCCACCGACAGCTGCCTGGTGCCGGACATCTTCTCGTCTGTACGGAGTCTCGGCGCTGTGACGCACGGAGGGCGCACAGGCACAGCGCGCAGCTGGAGCGGGatccgggttttttttttttttttaatgtggaaaGTCTGAGAGGAGGTGTGTGGGCGTGTCTGCGCCAAACAGACCGTTTTATTTACAgggacattgttgttgttgtttttttaaacaaacaacaacaatgatgTAATTACAATTTTTCTCAATCGCTAAGACTCATTTCTCAAAAGCTGCTCTCTTTTTCTCTAaaatacactgtaaaactcagtgagttagttgaactcaaaaccATTTGAGGGAAACCgattgccaacttaaataaagtaattttcaaaaatttaaatgttaaagttttagtaacttaacaatttatagttaattaaacttatgtaaatctagtttatgtttttcaatgaaaaaaagtcataaatttctgcctaaaaaatttgcaatacattttggattttttttttttttttttttttttttttgatgcattcttggtttacttgttgactctgagttgtgttgttatgactccgcccattcgctcccctcgggaagcGCACTCACGATCTCcgacatggaagtcggactctctaaccagaaggctaaaacccagtgaCCAgataatccttttgagctgttgggagtgaggattACTaattacatctgcacagcgacacctgctggcctccgttacataaactcaattaaaatgagtgaatggaatgcactggaaatacatcaccaacacttaaatgccccaaaactttaaatgcacttaaaagaactgagttgttatgacaacaattcatttttgagttagtttaatgaatgaaaatgagtgactataacttttttcaaagtttgagttacattaacttgattattgtattaaaatggagtgtttaatttaacactgtgtgagcacaaaacccaattttcaagctacattcacaaaaccccagactcttCCTGCAAAACCAAAatttcacctcaaaacagttcaatctgtgTTCCTAACTGAACTATGTTGTCAAATCGTGTCCCGAGTCAATAAAAATTAAAACCCTACTGAGCAGTCTCTAAACACGACATAGAAATATAGAAAAATACAATGTTCAGGACATAAGCTgaagaaataaatgtttattgttcactgtaggctaaatgcatgttgcaaaaaaaaacaaaaaaaaaacaactgtgcatttagcacttgtatacagtaagcctacgtaaaaataaagtacaaaatatacaatcccaattccaatgaagctgggacgtgtgtaaaatgtaaataaaacagaatacaatgattgcaaatcctcttcaacctatattcaattgaatacaccacaaagacaagatattaatgttcaaactgatagattttattgtttttgtgcaatatttgctcattttcaaatggatgcctgcaacacatttcaaaaaagctgggacaggagcaacaaaagacttggaaagttgatgaacagtatactgtggtactgttctcttctctaaatcttgggattctggtggacacagtgaatctactgatgtttggttggaccctttgtccgGCCTCCCTCATGGTCATACTGTGGACAAGAACACAGTCAATCAAAGTAGCTCTGATGTCATCAGATATGACTGTTCTTTGTCTTTGTCGATCACTTCGACCTCCTCTCATACAGactcctcctctcagatttctatccgttgtcgtgcctcacaaaccagtgctctctgaactgacttatatatgttccctcacatcattggACACAAGTGTGACCAATTTTGAGTTGTGTTCAAACGGTGACACCGGTCCTTTAACTGTCCTTGACCTGAATGGCCACCTGTGCTTGccattatgcaacacaggtgcatcacTATGAAAATGggttggcaagttgtgtctaaacaggtgaaacttgcttatggttttgccaaaagagtgactgattcaatcagtgggttcaaACAACCGAGCATTTGGTTCAGACAGTTGAGAAAAACTGCAATTTCACTTAACGTTACACAAATGAGTTTAACTCCATTTTACGCTGAAATGTCCTTGCAAATTGTTACCTTAATTTTGcaaagtttagtttagttttttactTATTTCATTTAAGTCAGAATAACTGATATTACGACTCCAGTAATTACTTTAAAACCATTGTCAGCCTGTGTCCAACTGTTTTTTTAATAGCAtaagcactaacgaaggacaccgaagccaaaacgaaacaagaaaactggacttacattgacttttggagacattgtttaactgtcatccagcttgtagctggcacttcgtcagaattttcaaagtgttgaaaaatgtgaacgaatcccgacaacttcaattcatctgtattccatttggtttctgtcttgacggttcctcatcgtttgcgcaGTTCCCGTACCATTAGTGTTCTGTTTGACTGtcttccaactttgtccaacctgccAAGTCCGATGTCTTGCACAAACGTagacgatatctgaacagatcaataactaaagatccgatgatCTGAAAGTGACTCTTCCacgtgggacgaaaagcaacattgtcatacaaaaacaatagcagcaagaacgtttgatcaactactttaactacttATGCATGTTCCAGCCATTTGTGGCTAGTTTGTGGCCAAATGGCTGGAACGTGCATGTACGCACGGCCGttccagccacaaacagctggaatAGCTGTGCACACACGTActttcatcatgaatgtttcgttttgattttgtataAAGCATCAAGGTTGGTGTTCGcttaatttttcttttgttagttttggttttgtttcgttcctttttgCGCTCTTGAGTCGCACGTTtgtcggtgatgggagaagtgccggaTCATTCATCCACcctttctcgacgatttgtgactttgtgacttttttccctttgttcagctgtcattcactgaaaaaaaaattggagtaatatttacttgaaaaaacctaggcaagtttttttcactcagaaattccaagtaaatttcacaaggagaattcttaagtaaattctacttgcatatattagtttatctaaaagaataactcaagtaacatttacttgCAATCATcaatagttatgctgctatagacttagactgctggggggttcccatgatgcactgagtgtttctttctctttttgctctgtatgcaccactctgcatttaatcattagtgattgatctctgctcccctccacagcatgtctttttcctggttctctccctcagccccaaccagtcccagcagaagactgcccctccctgagcctggttctgctggaggtttcttcctgttaaaaggcagtttttccttcccactgttgccaagtgcttgctcacagggggtcgttttgactgttggggtt comes from the Thalassophryne amazonica chromosome 8, fThaAma1.1, whole genome shotgun sequence genome and includes:
- the LOC117514981 gene encoding dickkopf-related protein 3-like codes for the protein MSGTRQLSVASVLCLSVSWLWAAGATAGTRSVILHSALERVPVTLNDMLREVEELMEDTQHILEEAVDQISTESAKSSLTSLDLNYHNKTGKDGRSLQVFDKTTRYKLS